tgtgtgtgtgtgtgtgtgtgtgtgtgtgtgtgacagagagagaggatgtgcatgtgtgtgtgagagagagaatgcgcctgcaagagagagagacagagagaaaacgtgtgtgtgtgtgtgtctgccattATTTAAGAGATCAAGACAATCTCACTCACAGcacaagaacaaaaaaagacAACCGATCCATTGAACAATTTCAATTTTATTTGTTGCTTCTTTGTCCACAGTGTCGATTCAACATTGACAGTTCAAAAGGACCCGACGAGACTTCTCGCACATCAAACACTTTCACTTTATagatacaaaagaaaaaagaattaaTGATACATAGCATTCTGAACCAAAAATTCAACATTCGCCAAATAAACTACAAAATCTACCAGGGATaatctaaaaacaaaaaaagggagaaaaaaccTCACAGATAAGCAAGATAAAGAAAGGAAGGGGAActgatatataaaaaaaagtctgattaaaaaacaagtccTTAACTCGCGGTGGAAATTCTTTCAATGCATGATACATCACTCAATTGTAAAAATTGCTTGGTTCtgcaaaacataaaaaaaagggGGCTGAAATAAAATTTGGTATAATATAGCtgtacaaaaaagttattgacTTCATACAAATGAAAATTGTATATATTACAAAAAGCActgacacagagaaagagacagataatGACTAGTAACAAGCCAATACAATAATTTAATATTAAGTTATAAATAACACAGTTTGGAAGACTTCTGTTGCTTGTTTCAAGCAAATTATTTGTTTTTCATCAGTTACATGTTTGCTAaaattttaaaggcacattcgGCTTAGACGCTCTTTACAAGTTATGCATATATATAGGAAACAAAGTTCGTAATAAATACGTTCTTTTTCTGAGTCATAAGTCCGTAGAATGAACATTTGCTTGATTAAACAATGAGATGAAAAGGTTCCAGAtgattggagaaaaaaaacctctgtAAAAAAGGACACTTCAATTATATTCAGACAATCTTTCCTCAAACAGGTGCAAAACTGGTTGCCAAGTTGGAATAAGCCGTGAAAATAATAATATATCTTCGTCCAATATTTTCTTATGTCAAATAAGAAGTGTAAGTAGTGAGAAAGTACAAACACAAAATCACTGATCAGTCAAACATGACACAAAAAAATTGTTGTTCAACTCAAGATcagagaaaaaaggaaagaaaaaagtaaaacaattTTAAATAGGAACGTCGACTTTAAGACCATCTTCGCCCTTCGCCTTAGACATCTTCAGCCGGCGACTTCGACCTCATCCGAAAAAAACTCCAAGCCAGCACTGACGACCTTCAAGCCTCAACCTTGCCCTTGACCTAGTTTCCCTTGATGTCGCGGCGACCTCCGTAGCTCATGCCCTGCTGGTTGGCGCCCTGGTTGGACCCGTACTGCAGGTTGATGGAGGCCTTGCCAGCCTGGCTCATGTCGTCCACCTTGATGTCCGAGATGTGGCGCTGACCCCCCATGGACATACCAGTCTGCGATGCTCCTCTGTTGCTGCCCATCTGGAGGCCGATCATGCCTGAGGACTCGCGTGAAGCGTCGTCTGCGCGGATGTCAGCGATGTGGCGGACAGAGCCCATGGACATACCTGCCTGGGAGGCTCCCTTGTTAGATCCGGCCTGAAGACCGATCATGCCTTGCCCTTCCTTTGACATGTCGTCGGCGCGGATGTCAGCGATGTGGCGGACGGATCCCATGGACATACCGGCCTGAGAAGCCCCTTTGTTGGATCCGGACTGAAGACCGATCACTCCTTGTCCTTCTTGGGACATGTCGTCGGCACGGATGTCGGCAATGTGGCGGACGGATCCCATGGACATACCGGCTTGGGACGCTCCTTTGTTGGACCCGGCTTGCAGGCCGATGATTCCCATTCCGTCCTTGCACATATCGTCGCTGCGGATGTCCGCGATGTGACGTGAAGCGCCCATCTTCATGCCGGCCTGAGACGCGCACTTGTTGGTGCCAGCCTGCAGACCGATGATACCCTGGCCTGCGCGCAGCTGGTCCTCGGTGAAATTAACAATGTGCTTCTCCGAGGGTTTGGAGCCGCACGTGGGACCTTGGAAACCATGACGCTGGGCCTGCACACATTCAGACTCGTCATAAAAGGGATGTGAGGCAGTGACGTCATTGTGAAGGGGCGTGCTTATGACGTTAACACTAAGCAAATCCAGCTATTTGAAAGTAGAGATGATAAGCTACTCTCAAACAACGACAGAGGTTTTAAACTGATTCTTAGAAAGCcacagaaacaagaaattcctacgaggtaggaaaaacacccccgtcaaagggaaataaccttctcagttggtggcagtgactgagtgagaatggttatttccctttgaccattaagatgttcctctataagtccttgtataattttaatccaccaataactccctaaccgtgtgtttgactggtcccaatttttgtaaggaccgtctcaggaatgtatagaacctgttcaccaagtttggtgacgatcggtccgttcattcgtgagatctatatgcgaacacaaacaaacaaacaaacaaacaaacacatcgagcgaaacctatacacagccctataccgggggtgtaaaaaacggtgtagctgtacggaggaaaggagGACCTGGAAAAGACTGCATCATTAGTCTCGATGTCAGGGCTGACAGTATAGATCTACAGGTGTGATCGACAAGACGAATAAAACTGATTCTTGACTGTCCTGAAGGCCCGCAAAACCAAACAGGACAACCGACAATCAACAGAGGTTTCAGACGCTATTCACTATACACCAATGTGTTCTTTTCCGCACATGTTGGCCCCCCAATGCTTGGTATCCCTAGCTCATGTCAttagggcggggacgtagctcagttggtagcgcgctggctttgtagccagttggtcgctatcagcatgggttcgatccccacgttcggcgagagatttatttctcggattaggcacgaaaaagatcccaagttcacagcaaaagtctcagggcttggaaaacacgaaggaAGCATGCATCGTCTCTCGtttctgattatcatgatcgtattttgatactttgacgagacaaacccaatgctggtgtgtcgaagaagacagccacaacgggcttgttcgagtcaaagtatcacacgatatcttcagcgtattaccaatacctgtcccaatataggccaactggtctaagaggacgtttaaccctaatagtcagtcagtcatcaaCGCGTTAACGACAACTGAACGCTAAGCACGCACATTAGCTGACACACACGACAAGACTATTGAATGTCTGGCGTTCCCATACTTCCCTAAAAGACAGAACATGTGAGATTCCCAAAAgatgaattccggaaataactctgtcggcttTTCATGAGTTGTGGAAGAGTAGCATTcccttgttttctctttttttcttttttttcccccctagtcatagttgtagtaaaatagtttagtccctctttagggcgagggccagatgcaaacaagaagggcaaagcccatacgactcacatgcttgaccttgacctttacatagcaatgacatcatacactaagaactgctttacacatttttcctaccaaaatacatgtgaccttgacccaaggtcaaggtcatccaaggtcatgcaacacaaagctgttaattcaagacataggaagtacaatggtgcttattggctctttctaccatgagatatggtcacttttagtggttcactaccttattttggtcacatttcataagggtcaaagtgaccttgaccttgatcatatgtgaccaaatgtgtctcatgatgaaagcataacatgtgccccacataatttttaagtttgaaacagttatcttccatagttcagggtcaaggtcacttcaaaatatgtatacaatccaactttgaagagctcctgtgaccttgaccttgaagcaaggtaaaccaaactggtatcaaaagatggggcttactttgccctatatatcatatataggtgaggtattgaatctcaaaaatttcagagaaaatgggaaaaatgtgaaaaatagctgttttttagacaacatttatggcccctgcgaccttgaccttgaagcaaggtcaagatgctatgtatgtttttggggccttgtcatcatacaccatcttgccaaatttggtactgatagactgaatagtgtccaagaaatatccaacgttaaagttttccggacggacgtccggacggacggacggacaactcgggtgagtacatagactcacttttgcttcgcatgtgagtcaaaaagcatatctatgcttattcttgtcaccctcgaaaaaaatacagatttgtcattgtcattgtcattggttttccactgaggcaagctacacgtgacattgcAGGCTTGCCTCGGTGTTTCTACGCAAACAAataaaagcaactcttccacaaggGTTGACAgggttatttccgaacatctcCTGTCATGTTCAGCTGGTCAAAACTCACCTCACTGCCCAGCTGCAGAACCGTGGAGATCACCATAGCCATGTTGCGGCCGTCGAACAGGTCAGCGGTGGGGAAGAGACTGTTGGAGGGCACTCCGTAAAGCTCGCACGCCTTCAGAAACACTTCAATGTTCTCCATCTGTCGATAGCAACAGAAGACATGTGAACTCTCAAAGACATATAatattaattcatttttaaaataaaaaattaaaaaaaaggaaaaaaaaacagtATCTTTTTCATCATCTTTTTCAaagtgaaatctctgacgtcacaAGCAAAATGAAGTTTGAGAAGACGTCAGAATGCGAATAATGGCGTCACGTAAAAGTTCTGGCACTTCTTATATATGTACGTCTCCTGAAGAAACGACAAGAGTTTTTCGAGATTGAAGTTGGTCTCGGTGACTTATAGTCTTAATCATATTATATCAGCAGTGGAACATTACTTGAAAGGGcaaccgccaggctgtgcaagtatcggtatcgtatctcATTAAAATGATTTACCTACAAGAACTGGTGTGGGGTGGGTTTAGGGAAGAGACTGTTGGAGCTGACTCGATCCGTACAGCTCACACGCCTTTCAGGAACATTTTGATGTTCTCCATCTAACACTTAAAGTGATTTACCTATAGGAACtgcttttaaatttttttaatttttatttttttttaatttttttttagggaAGAGACTATTTGAGCGGACTTTAATATTCTCCATCTGGAATGTATGACCTTATTTTTTGAACATTTAAAGTGTTCTAGGGTGGGTTCTTTTTTAACTACTGGGGTGtggatggtggtggtgggggttgaAGTTAGGCAGAGAGGTCAGGTGTtgtggggaggtgggggggtgggAGACTGTTGGAGGGCACTCCACATAGCTCAGACACCTTCAGAACACCTCtcagagagaattgaattgaattgatttgaactttattttacaaggattaaaatttaaggctatgccttttcttacaatctgtccttgggacgcacaaacacacaatgataagagagagcgagagagagagagagagagagagagagagagagagagagagagagagagagagagagagagagagagagagagaaacttgagagagacagaaacttgagagagagagacagagacagagacaaagagaaagacagagacagagagacagagagagggtggtGGTGGAATGGGGTGGGGCAGGGGCAGGTATCCACGCAACTGATACCAAATTAATCATCAGCTCAGCTAGTTTGCCAACCAACCGGCCAGCCAAAGCCAACCTGCCAGCCACAGCCAACCATGTACCAGTAAGCCAACCGATCATTTCGACAAGCCAAAACTTGAAAGAATTTTccttttttcaaacaattttgGCACAGCAGTATACCAGACTATCAAACGTCAGCTGTCTAAGTTACTCTTAACAAATTCTACCCATGCCAATATCAACACTCAAGGTTTTGACTTCACTGGGATGAAAATCAAGGTGGAAACAGAGTCTACGGGGATATATATACACGTGGCAAGTAGGTCATTGGTAGGATGTACAGACTTGATGCATCAAATTACAGGTAAAACGGAAAATTCATGCCAATAGAAATATACATTGAAAACTATATATACTGTGACATTGTTATGTTCacgagtgtctgtctgtccgtgtggtTCAGCATGTGTGTCGACGTTACCTGGATGTTGTGAAGAAAGGACTCTGCCACGTGACGTTACAGTCGAACCTTCCCTGGCGATCACCTTTtgatagcgaccacctgcccattacgaccacctgtctacaaGGAGCACTTTTGGTTTGTACCGTTGGAAGTCGCAATAGACAGGGTCGACTGTACTATCAAACGCACTTACCTTCTTAAAACTTCTTTGCAGGATGACTCGGGGTTTTGGTCGAAAAAGCAAGTACTATTTATTGGAAAGTACACTGCATCGGTCGACTGAAAGTTACCTGTGTCTAAAAGACTGCTGTCAAAGTGACTTTTAACACTTGCCCCTATTAAAAGGACACGTACTAAAATGCCACAGTGTtacctgtgtgtacatgacagcTCCTAAAGTAACTGATAAAGCTACCTTTATCGACCGGACACTTATCATAGTCCCTTTTAGAAGTTACCTGTGTCGAAAGGACAGTAGTCCGATTGACTATTAACACCTACCTCTGTTACCTGTGTGAACAGGACAGTTCCAAAAGTCACTGATGAAACTACCTGTCTTCAAAGGACAACTATCATAGTCACCATCAAAATTACCTGTGTCAAACGAAAGAACAATAGCCAGAAGCACTATACGTACGTGCAAAACTTGAATGACATGTTCTGTTACCTGCATCGAACGGACAGTTATCCTAGTCACTACTAAAATTACCTGTGTCGAAAGGACTAGTCAGAAAGACTAGACTACTAATTAACACTTACCTCTGCTACCTGTGAAATCAGGACAGTTCCTAAATTCACTGATAAAGCTACCTGTGTCGAACGGACAATTATCATTGTCACTATAAAAAGTTACCTGTGTCAAAAGGACAGTAGTCAAAGGGACAACGTACGCGCGAAACTTGAATGACATGTCCTGTTACCTGCATCGAAAGGACAACTATCATAGTGACTATAAAAAGTTACCTGTGTGGAAAAGACAGTTGTCAAAAGCACTACGTAAAACTTGGAACGTCCAGCTACCTGCATCGAAAGGACTGCTTCCCAGAGTTATGGCTGACAGTTACCTGTGTGGAAAGGACGCTCTAGCAGACGACGGATAGTGCTAGACAGGTCAGTTACCTGTTTAAAGGGGGCGGCCATGCTGTTGACCTTGATCTTGTAGTTCTTGGCTGCGGGCGGAAGGTTGGGTGTCCCGGCGTACACTGCCTGGGCCAGTCTGTCAGGAGAGAAAGGAACACAGGGGCTTGTTACACACGCTAGGAGAAACCACAGGGGCTTGTGACTGACTTGCTGGTATAGAGGGACAGGCTTgggcaaacaaaaataatatttaaaaaatcaaaaacattcacaaagtaacaaaaaattgaaaaaaaagggaaaaaaagaaaagaacgtaaaatcaaaataaaatagattgaaataataaaatgaaaaactGAATACAAAATaacatgaaaaaaaagagaaataagATCAATGGAAAGGGAGGCGTTACACCTACATGAGgggtgaggggtgggggtggggtggatgggggggggggtggagaacACACTACACATTTACGCATtgtccacacacacagtggTACACGGCGGTAGacaacacaaccacaacagGTTTGTATTCAAATCGCGCATGGAAGTTAAGAAAAGGAGAACACATATCTGGTATATATAGAGACTGAAATGTAGCATAATTATTGTGTAGCTAAATTTCGTGGATGATCTTGACTAATAATTAATGTTAACTGATGTTCAATTCCTACTCCTATAAATGCTCCACACTTTCATTTCTATTTTGGCCCCCCCCTACCCccgcacagacacacccacacacacacacacacacacacacacacacacacacacacacacacacacacactcacaagcagtgtgagaaagagagagggagagggagaacaGACAGATAGTcacacaaacagactgacagctAGAGGAAAATctgtaaaacaaaatataaaaaaactcgcacgaaaaaacaaacaaacaagtcgcgtaaggcgaaaatacaatatttagtcaagtagctgtcgaactcacagaatgaaactgaacgcaatgccattgttcagcaagaccgtatactcgtagcatcgtcagtccaccgctcatggcaaaggcagtgaaattgacaagaagagcggggtagtagttgcgctaagaaggatagcacgcttttctgtacctctctttgttttaactttctgagcgtgtttttaaaccaaacatatcatatctatatgtttttggaatcaggaaccgacaaggaataagatgaacgtgtttttaaattgatttggacaatttaattttgataataatttttatatatttaattttcagagcttgtttttaatccgaatataacatatttatatgtttttggaatcaggaaatgatggagaataagatgaacgtaactttggatcgttttataaatttttattttttttttacaattttcagatttttaatgaccaaagtcattaattaatttttaagccaccaagctgaaatgcaataccgaagtccgggcttcgtcgaagattacttgaccaaaatttgaaccaatttggttgaaaaatgagggcgtgacaataccgcctcaactttccataaaagccggatatgacgtcatcaaagacatttatcaaaaaaatgaaaaaaacgttcggggatttcatacccaggaactctcatgtcaaatttcataaagatcggtccagtagtttagtctgaatcgctctacacacacacacacacacacacacacacacacacagacacacagacacacgcacatacaccacgaccctcgtttcgattccccctcgatgttaaaatatttagtcaaaacttgactaaatataaaaaacaaacaacagctgCATACAGAAAACAGACTGGCAGGTATTCAAAATGAAAGGACGATTCCGAACTGAAATAAAGATACACGCTCAAAGTCAAATACCAGTCTCAATTGatgaaacaacaaaatgacatcagCCTAGCAAAAACAATGAATGGGCTGTAAGAAACAAGatacagacgaacacacatGATGCAGGAACAATCGATGCTTTCTCTCGGTAATATACAAAGGTATACCACAGGTATCACTGCAATGCCGTCAATACTCGCTAACAAACAGATATTTCGTTACAAAATCACACATTATATACAAAAAGACAAGGACAACACCATTCGGGTGGGAGAGGGATACAGCAAGAAATTACTCTGAAGGgcgggggggggtggggggggggtggggggggggggggtgggtaagagagggggggggggggggagattggcGCTTGTTGGTTTAAGTATAAGATCTGAGTCCACATCAATGTGAAATGTGAGATACTGTGAAAGAGAAATCGCTTACTCTTCTGTAAGCCCGTGACTGCAATAGTAACTGTACTTCAGACATCACCGCCAAGAATCGATACTCTGACAAGGGGAACAACAGCTGTAAATCGCCCTTTGATTTACAAGAAGCTGATTGCCTCCTTTGGATATCGTTTTTTGCTAATTGTTTTGATTGACATGTtattaaggcaaaaaaaaaaaaggtctgtttacggtaacataggccaaaaaaatagggtcggtaggtcgggatttttttttcttttttttttccaaaaaacatatttttacgttattttgcatttgtttttcttccaaatgccaaaaaaaagtctagggtcgcgcgaaaaaaatagggtcggtcgggttaccgtaaacagactattttttttgtgtgcctaattCCATACGATTTTTAAGTGTAATTTCCTCCagcatttggtttaaacaaaaatttattcagaatttcttcgcatgaacagttaaAAACATACAGTtgggacacgcactcaagcattTCAAGGTGTGGTATTACGAGAGCAATCCTCAGTTTCCAGTCGCTGTCAGACGGGGCTGGTAAAGGAACACTCTATGTCAGCTGGGCTGACCGAGAACAGTGAGGGAGCGATCTCTCTTTCACATGCATATCATCCAGTACTCCGATGACAGACACAGTCACTCCAGGCTGGAAAAGGGACGATCTCATTCCGCTGgggtagggcggggatgtagctcagtcggtagcgcgctggatttgtatccggttggccgctgtcagcgtgagttcgtccccacgttcggcgagagatttatttctcagagtcaactttgtgtgcagactcgcctcggtgtccgaacaccccccgtgtgtacacgcaagcgcaagaacaagtgcgcacgaaaaagatcctgtaatccatgccagagttcggtgggttatagaaacacgaaaatacccagcatgcttcctccgaaaacggcgtatggctgcctaaatggcggggtaaaaaacggtcatacacgtaaaattccactcgtgcaaaaaacacgagtgtacgtgggagtttcagcctacgaacgcagaagaattCCGCAGGGGTGACTAGAGGTAGCGATCTCTCTTTCACATCATCCAAGATTCTGAC
This region of Littorina saxatilis isolate snail1 linkage group LG8, US_GU_Lsax_2.0, whole genome shotgun sequence genomic DNA includes:
- the LOC138973627 gene encoding calponin-1-like isoform X3 translates to MAMEYYRKKVLAKYDSGAEYEVREWIKQLVGEDIGSGAMEVEKKLRNGQILCKLAQAVYAGTPNLPPAAKNYKIKVNSMAAPFKQMENIEVFLKACELYGVPSNSLFPTADLFDGRNMAMVISTVLQLGSEAQRHGFQGPTCGSKPSEKHIVNFTEDQLRAGQGIIGLQAGTNKCASQAGMKMGASRHIADIRSDDMCKDGMGIIGLQAGSNKGASQAGMSMGSVRHIADIRADDMSQEGQGVIGLQSGSNKGASQAGMSMGSVRHIADIRADDMSKEGQGMIGLQAGSNKGASQAGMSMGSVRHIADIRADDASRESSGMIGLQMGSNRGASQTGMSMGGQRHISDIKVDDMSQAGKASINLQYGSNQGANQQGMSYGGRRDIKGN
- the LOC138973627 gene encoding calponin-1-like isoform X1; this encodes MANREKAMGMDRALHSKVLAKYDSGAEYEVREWIKQLVGEDIGSGAMEVEKKLRNGQILCKLAQAVYAGTPNLPPAAKNYKIKVNSMAAPFKQMENIEVFLKACELYGVPSNSLFPTADLFDGRNMAMVISTVLQLGSEAQRHGFQGPTCGSKPSEKHIVNFTEDQLRAGQGIIGLQAGTNKCASQAGMKMGASRHIADIRSDDMCKDGMGIIGLQAGSNKGASQAGMSMGSVRHIADIRADDMSQEGQGVIGLQSGSNKGASQAGMSMGSVRHIADIRADDMSKEGQGMIGLQAGSNKGASQAGMSMGSVRHIADIRADDASRESSGMIGLQMGSNRGASQTGMSMGGQRHISDIKVDDMSQAGKASINLQYGSNQGANQQGMSYGGRRDIKGN